One Candidatus Acidiferrales bacterium genomic region harbors:
- the pyrR gene encoding bifunctional pyr operon transcriptional regulator/uracil phosphoribosyltransferase PyrR, with the protein MQIREKTQLMSAAEIDRTLNRLAHEIVEKNGGGQNVALIGIRRRGVPLAQRLAKQIGEIEKLEVPVGVLDITLYRDDLSLVSPQPVVQSTEIDFPVDAKILIMVDDVLYTGRTVRAAMNALFDLGRPKRIQLCVLIDRGHRELPIEAAFVGRNIQTTDREIIEVRLKEVDREERVMLVERTD; encoded by the coding sequence ATGCAGATCCGCGAAAAGACCCAGCTCATGTCGGCGGCCGAGATTGACCGCACCCTCAACCGGCTGGCCCACGAAATCGTTGAGAAAAATGGCGGCGGCCAGAACGTGGCGCTGATCGGCATCCGGCGGCGCGGCGTGCCGCTGGCCCAGCGCCTGGCGAAGCAGATCGGCGAAATTGAAAAGCTGGAGGTGCCGGTCGGCGTCCTGGACATCACCCTTTACCGCGATGACCTGTCGCTGGTGTCGCCGCAGCCGGTGGTGCAAAGCACCGAGATTGATTTTCCGGTGGACGCCAAGATTCTGATTATGGTGGACGATGTGCTCTACACCGGCCGCACGGTGCGCGCCGCCATGAACGCGCTCTTTGATCTGGGCCGGCCCAAGCGGATTCAACTCTGCGTCCTGATTGACCGCGGTCATCGCGAGCTGCCGATTGAGGCCGCCTTTGTCGGCCGCAACATTCAAACCACCGACCGGGAGATTATCGAAGTCCGTCTCAAGGAAGTGGACCGGGAAGAGCGCGTGATGTTGGTGGAACGCACCGACTGA